In the Solanum pennellii chromosome 5, SPENNV200 genome, one interval contains:
- the LOC107018934 gene encoding protein NDL1-like, protein MSDSSSDSISLDVDTIYLGGKEHIVRTRCGSVSVIVYGDQEKPALITYPDLALNHLSCFQGLFFCPEAASLLLHNFCIYHINPPGHELGAAAICSESPVPSVDDLTDQIVEVLNYFGLGAVMCMGVIAGAYILTLFAIKHKERVLGLILVSPLCRAPSWTEWFYNKVMSNLLYFYGMCGVLEEFLLHRYFSKEVRGSADVPESDIAQACRRLLDERQKMNVWRFLQAVDGRPDITDGLKTLKCRTLIFVGDDSPFHSEALHMTSKLDRRLSALVEVQACGSMVTEEQPHAMLIPMEFFLMGYGLYRPNQFNGSPRSPLSPSCIAPELLSPESMGLKLKPIKTRIASKMHGA, encoded by the exons ATGTCTGATTCAAGCAGTGATTCCATTTCCCTCGACGTTGACACAATCTATCTTGGTGGAAAG GAGCATATTGTACGTACTCGATGTGGTTCTGTGTCGGTTATAGTTTATGGGGACCAAGAGAAGCCGGCACTGATCACTTACCCTGATCTCGCACTAAATC ATTTGTCATGTTTCCAAGGTCTCTTCTTCTGTCCAGAAGCAGCTTCTTTGCTGCTCCACAATTTTTGCATTTACCACATTAATCCTCCTGGGCATGAG TTGGGAGCTGCAGCAATTTGTTCAGAGAGTCCTGTACCATCAGTTGATGATTTAACAGACCAGATAGTTGAGGTTCTTAATTATTTTGG GCTTGGAGCAGTGATGTGTATGGGAGTAATTGCTGGTGCTTACATACTCACCTTATTTGCC ATAAAGCATAAGGAACGCGTTCTTGGTTTGATTCTTGTTTCCCCTTTATGCAGAGCACCCTCTTGGACTGAATGGTTTTACAATAAG GTCATGTCAAATTTACTATACTTCTATGGGATGTGTGGTGTTCTCGAAGAGTTTCTGCTGCACCGCTACTTCAGCAAG GAAGTTCGTGGATCTGCAGATGTTCCAGAATCAGATATAGCTCAAGCATGCAGAAGG TTGCTAGATGAGAGGCAGAAGATGAATGTTTGGCGATTTCTTCAAGCCGTTGATGG GAGACCTGATATCACAGATGGATTAAAAACACTCAAATGTCGAACCCTCATATTTGTGGGGGATGATTCTCCTTTCCATTCAGAGGCTCTCCATATGACTTCTAAATTAGATCGAAGATTAAGCGCCCTAGTTGAG GTACAAGCGTGTGGATCTATGGTGACAGAAGAACAGCCACATGCTATGTTAATACCAATGGAGTTTTTCCTCATGGGGTATGGACTATACAGACCAAATCAGTTCAATGGCAGCCCTAGAAGTCCTCTCAGTCCATCTTGCATCGCTCCTGAACTTCTTTCTCCAGAAAGCATGGGCTTAAAACTAAAACCTATTAAGACTCGGATTGCATCGAagatgcatggcgcataa